One stretch of Streptomyces sp. NBC_01363 DNA includes these proteins:
- a CDS encoding response regulator transcription factor has product MSTTVRVVLADDERMVRTALRVILDAEPGLEVVGEAATGAEVVSVVRELRPDVVLMDVRMPETDGIRATEQILGTLDAPPRIVVVTTFENDSYVYDALVAGAAGFLLKPAAAEDLVQAVRLVARSDTLLFPSAVRALAAEYRKRAPDPPRWASRLTDREAEVLRLMAAGLTDAEIAGRLSVGPATAKTHVAAVLAKTGARDRTQAVIAAYESGFIAPGRPGPP; this is encoded by the coding sequence ATGAGCACGACGGTCCGGGTGGTCCTCGCCGACGACGAGCGGATGGTGCGTACGGCGCTGCGCGTCATCCTGGACGCCGAACCCGGTCTGGAGGTCGTCGGCGAGGCGGCGACCGGCGCGGAGGTGGTGTCCGTGGTGCGGGAACTGCGCCCCGACGTGGTGCTGATGGACGTACGGATGCCGGAGACCGACGGCATCCGGGCCACCGAGCAGATCCTCGGCACGCTCGACGCGCCCCCGAGGATCGTCGTCGTCACCACCTTCGAGAACGACTCCTACGTGTACGACGCGCTCGTCGCCGGAGCCGCCGGTTTCCTGCTCAAACCGGCGGCGGCCGAGGACCTCGTGCAGGCGGTGCGGCTGGTCGCCCGCAGCGACACGCTGCTGTTCCCGTCGGCGGTACGGGCGCTCGCGGCCGAGTACCGGAAGCGGGCGCCCGACCCGCCGCGGTGGGCGTCCCGGCTCACCGACCGGGAGGCGGAGGTGCTGCGGCTGATGGCGGCGGGACTGACCGACGCGGAGATCGCCGGGCGGCTCTCCGTGGGGCCCGCGACGGCGAAGACGCATGTGGCGGCGGTGCTCGCGAAGACCGGTGCGCGGGATCGCACCCAGGCGGTGATAGCGGCGTACGAGTCGGGTTTCATCGCCCCCGGGCGCCCCGGCCCGCCATGA
- a CDS encoding aldehyde dehydrogenase (NADP(+)) — translation MAAAPVWSVDPRTGNPREQVAVEATAEEVDRAVRAAHAVRESLADRTVRAAFLRTAADLLTEAGEHVIEAADAETALGPTRLTGELARTAAQLRAFAEVVDEGAFLDIHIDHADATRTPPWPDLRRYKVPLGVVAVYAASNFPLAFSVPGGDTASALAAGCPVVVKAHPDHPATSELCASLMRRAAAKAGLPADVLTLVHGFDAGIELIRHPLVAAAGFTGSVRGGRALFDAAAARPRPIPFHGELGSLNPVVVTGAAAAERAEEIGAGLAGSMTMGAGQFCTKPGFVLAPAGETGDRLLKSLTDAVSDTEAAVLLDHRMRDAFVAGVRTRAELPGVDAPVTPGAGGDHTVSAGFLTVPAQLLAAEGPHDELLEECFGPVTVVARYTSPDEITAVLSRLPGNLTATLQTATDGADTDAPGLLAALTPLAGRVLVNGWPTGVAVAPAQHHGGPYPATTSTSTSVGATAIERWLRPVTYQTTPEALLPPELREDNPLDLPRRVDGRRA, via the coding sequence GTGGCAGCAGCACCAGTCTGGAGCGTCGACCCCCGCACCGGGAACCCGCGTGAGCAGGTTGCGGTGGAGGCTACAGCGGAGGAGGTCGACCGTGCGGTCCGGGCCGCCCACGCGGTACGCGAATCGCTCGCCGACCGCACCGTGCGCGCCGCCTTCCTGCGCACCGCGGCCGATCTGCTCACCGAGGCCGGGGAGCACGTCATCGAGGCCGCCGACGCGGAGACCGCGCTCGGACCGACCCGGCTGACCGGTGAACTCGCGCGCACCGCCGCCCAGTTGCGGGCCTTCGCGGAGGTCGTGGACGAAGGCGCCTTCCTCGACATCCACATCGACCACGCGGACGCCACCCGGACCCCGCCCTGGCCCGACCTGCGCCGCTACAAGGTCCCGCTCGGTGTCGTCGCCGTCTACGCGGCCAGCAACTTCCCGCTCGCCTTCTCCGTCCCCGGCGGCGACACCGCGAGCGCGCTGGCGGCCGGCTGCCCCGTCGTCGTCAAGGCGCACCCCGACCACCCCGCCACCTCCGAACTGTGCGCCTCCCTGATGCGCAGGGCGGCGGCGAAGGCCGGCCTGCCCGCGGACGTGCTGACCCTGGTCCACGGCTTCGACGCGGGCATCGAGCTGATCCGGCACCCGCTCGTCGCCGCCGCCGGATTCACCGGCTCGGTCCGGGGCGGACGCGCCCTGTTCGACGCCGCGGCGGCCCGCCCCCGCCCCATCCCCTTCCACGGCGAACTGGGCTCCCTCAACCCCGTCGTCGTCACCGGGGCGGCCGCCGCCGAGCGGGCCGAGGAGATCGGCGCCGGGCTCGCGGGCTCGATGACCATGGGCGCGGGCCAGTTCTGCACCAAGCCCGGCTTCGTCCTGGCCCCGGCGGGCGAGACGGGCGACCGGCTGCTGAAGTCCCTCACCGACGCGGTCAGCGACACCGAGGCCGCGGTCCTGCTCGACCACCGGATGCGCGACGCCTTCGTCGCGGGCGTACGGACCCGGGCCGAACTCCCCGGCGTGGATGCCCCGGTCACCCCCGGCGCGGGCGGCGACCACACCGTCTCGGCCGGCTTCCTCACCGTACCGGCGCAGCTCCTCGCCGCCGAGGGCCCGCACGACGAACTCCTGGAGGAGTGCTTCGGCCCCGTCACCGTCGTCGCCCGCTACACCTCCCCCGACGAGATCACCGCCGTGCTCTCCCGCCTCCCCGGCAACCTCACCGCCACCCTCCAGACCGCCACGGACGGCGCCGACACCGACGCCCCCGGGCTCCTCGCGGCCCTCACCCCGCTGGCCGGCCGGGTCCTCGTCAACGGCTGGCCGACCGGCGTCGCCGTCGCCCCCGCCCAGCACCACGGCGGCCCCTACCCGGCCACCACCTCCACCTCCACCTCGGTCGGCGCCACCGCGATCGAACGCTGGCTGCGCCCGGTCACCTACCAGACGACCCCCGAGGCCCTGCTCCCGCCGGAGCTCCGCGAGGACAACCCCCTCGACCTTCCCCGCCGAGTGGACGGACGGCGCGCATGA
- a CDS encoding DUF1349 domain-containing protein, protein MTPQLPELPFELSPFGPGGDWTYENGALTGRAGARQDRFVPPGGEDLDSASDAPRLLGPAPRGDFQLLARVKAGFAAAFDAGVLYLHVGEREWAKICLELSPDRPTVCTVVTRGHSDDVNSFVVDGDSCWLRLSRTGNAFAFHASADGEKWTFVRVFALGTPERAVEASIGFLVQSPTGEGCEASFDRIAFRATGLADLRDGS, encoded by the coding sequence ATGACCCCGCAACTTCCCGAACTCCCCTTCGAGCTCAGCCCGTTCGGCCCCGGCGGCGACTGGACGTACGAGAACGGCGCCCTGACCGGCCGCGCCGGCGCCCGCCAGGACCGCTTCGTACCGCCGGGCGGCGAAGACCTCGACTCCGCGAGCGACGCCCCCCGCCTGCTCGGCCCCGCGCCCCGGGGGGACTTCCAGCTGCTCGCCCGGGTGAAGGCCGGCTTCGCGGCGGCCTTCGACGCCGGGGTGCTCTACCTGCACGTCGGGGAACGGGAGTGGGCCAAGATCTGCCTGGAGCTCTCCCCGGACCGCCCCACCGTCTGCACGGTCGTCACCCGCGGCCACTCCGACGACGTCAACTCCTTCGTCGTGGACGGCGACAGCTGCTGGCTGCGCCTCAGCCGCACGGGCAACGCGTTCGCCTTCCACGCCTCCGCCGACGGCGAGAAATGGACCTTCGTCCGCGTCTTCGCCCTCGGCACCCCGGAGCGCGCGGTCGAGGCGTCGATCGGCTTCCTGGTCCAGTCACCGACGGGCGAGGGCTGCGAGGCATCCTTCGACCGGATCGCGTTCCGCGCGACGGGGTTGGCGGATCTGCGGGACGGGAGCTGA
- a CDS encoding IclR family transcriptional regulator, translating into MSVAESGGAQVKSAVRTVELLEYFAGRPGMHSLATVQEAVGYPKSSLYMLLRTLVELGWVETDATGTRYGIGVRALLVGTSYIDGDEVVAAARPTLDRLSDDTTETIHLARLDGTNVVYLATRQSQHYLRPFTRVGRRLPAHSTSLGKALLATHSDEQVRKLLPETLPALTEHTITDREKLIEELHLIREQGYAVDREENTLGLRCFGVAVPYRTPARDAISCSVPVARLTPAHEQMVKDALFDARDRLTLATRRL; encoded by the coding sequence ATGTCGGTTGCCGAATCCGGTGGGGCACAGGTCAAGTCCGCCGTACGGACGGTGGAGCTGCTCGAATACTTCGCGGGGCGGCCCGGCATGCACTCGCTCGCCACGGTGCAGGAGGCCGTCGGCTATCCCAAGTCCAGCCTCTACATGCTGCTGCGCACGCTGGTGGAGCTGGGCTGGGTGGAGACCGACGCGACGGGCACGCGGTACGGGATCGGCGTACGGGCCCTGCTCGTCGGCACCTCGTACATCGACGGCGACGAGGTCGTCGCGGCGGCCCGGCCGACCCTGGACCGGCTCTCCGACGACACCACGGAGACCATCCACCTGGCGCGTCTCGACGGGACGAACGTGGTGTACCTCGCCACCCGCCAGTCCCAGCACTATCTGCGCCCCTTCACCCGCGTCGGCCGCCGGCTGCCCGCCCACTCCACCTCGCTCGGCAAGGCGCTGCTGGCCACCCACAGCGACGAGCAGGTCCGCAAGCTGCTCCCCGAGACGCTGCCCGCGCTGACCGAGCACACCATCACCGACCGCGAGAAGCTCATCGAGGAGCTGCACCTCATCCGCGAACAGGGGTACGCGGTGGACCGCGAGGAGAACACCCTCGGACTGCGCTGCTTCGGCGTCGCCGTCCCGTACCGCACCCCCGCCCGCGACGCCATCAGCTGCTCGGTGCCGGTCGCCCGGCTCACGCCCGCACACGAACAGATGGTGAAGGACGCGCTGTTCGACGCCCGGGACCGGCTGACGCTCGCCACCCGGAGGCTCTGA
- a CDS encoding GNAT family N-acetyltransferase, whose amino-acid sequence MRIALRKVHDSDLPLFFAFMSDPESVRTAAFTSEDPTDRQAFDAHWRRILADGSVVMRTVVADGAVVGNAGVYGPPGDRQVTYWIDRAQWGRGLATAALSALLDAVPERPLHARAAADNTGSRQVLEKCGFAVTGKDHGYAHARGEETDELLFTLPG is encoded by the coding sequence GTGCGGATCGCCCTGCGCAAGGTGCATGACAGCGATCTGCCGCTGTTCTTCGCGTTCATGTCCGACCCGGAGTCGGTCAGGACGGCCGCCTTCACCAGCGAGGACCCCACCGACCGGCAGGCCTTCGACGCCCACTGGCGACGCATCCTGGCCGACGGCTCCGTGGTGATGCGCACGGTGGTCGCGGACGGCGCGGTGGTCGGCAACGCCGGGGTGTACGGGCCCCCGGGCGACCGCCAGGTCACCTACTGGATCGACCGGGCGCAGTGGGGCCGCGGGCTCGCCACGGCCGCGCTGTCGGCGCTGCTCGACGCCGTACCGGAACGCCCGCTGCACGCACGGGCCGCGGCCGACAACACCGGCTCGCGCCAGGTGCTGGAGAAGTGCGGATTCGCCGTCACCGGCAAGGACCACGGGTACGCGCACGCCCGCGGCGAGGAGACCGACGAGCTGCTGTTCACGCTGCCGGGATGA
- a CDS encoding DsbA family oxidoreductase has protein sequence MRVEIWSDIACPWCYIGKARFEKGLAGFAHRDQVEVVHRSFELDPGHAKGETALVIDMLAQKYGRTREEAQAMEANVAANAQAEGLGYLTEGRDHGNTFDIHRLLHLAKARGRQDELLSLAYRANFAEERSVYDGDVLVELAVEAGLDADEARAVLADPEAYAAEVRADEREASELGANAVPFFVLDRRYGISGGQPAEVFAQALEQAWKDRPLTAIGGDAAACDADGACEVPQA, from the coding sequence ATGCGCGTCGAGATCTGGAGCGACATCGCCTGCCCCTGGTGCTACATCGGGAAGGCCCGCTTCGAGAAGGGCCTGGCCGGGTTCGCCCACCGCGACCAGGTCGAGGTCGTGCACCGGTCCTTCGAGCTCGACCCGGGGCACGCCAAGGGGGAGACCGCGCTGGTGATCGACATGCTCGCGCAGAAGTACGGGCGCACCCGTGAAGAGGCGCAGGCCATGGAGGCGAACGTCGCGGCCAACGCGCAGGCCGAAGGGCTCGGCTACCTCACCGAGGGCCGTGACCACGGCAACACCTTCGACATCCACCGGCTGCTCCACCTGGCCAAGGCGCGCGGGCGCCAGGACGAGCTGCTGAGCCTCGCCTACCGGGCGAACTTCGCCGAGGAGCGGTCCGTCTACGACGGCGACGTGCTGGTCGAGCTGGCCGTCGAGGCCGGGCTCGACGCCGACGAGGCGCGCGCCGTCCTCGCCGACCCGGAGGCCTACGCGGCCGAGGTGCGGGCCGATGAGCGGGAGGCGTCCGAGCTGGGTGCCAACGCGGTGCCGTTCTTCGTGCTCGACCGGCGCTACGGGATCTCCGGCGGCCAGCCCGCGGAGGTCTTCGCCCAGGCGCTGGAGCAGGCGTGGAAGGACCGTCCGCTCACCGCGATCGGCGGGGACGCCGCGGCGTGCGACGCCGACGGCGCCTGCGAGGTTCCGCAGGCCTGA